In the Flavobacterium acetivorans genome, one interval contains:
- the rimO gene encoding 30S ribosomal protein S12 methylthiotransferase RimO, with protein sequence MRTKSLKKNKINVITLGCSKNIYDSEVLMGQLRASGKEVEHEAPAETEGNIIVINTCGFIDNAKAESVNMILEYADKKEKGLVDKVFVTGCLSERYRPDLEKEIPNVDQFFGTTELPQLLKALGADYKHELLGERLTTTPKNYAYLKIAEGCDRPCSFCAIPLMRGKHVSQTIEKLVKEAEGLAKDGVKELILIAQDLTYYGLDIYKKRNLSELLEALVKVEGIEWIRLHYAFPTGFPMDVLEIMKREPKICNYIDIPLQHISDSILKSMRRGTTQEKTTKLLKEFRAAVPGMAIRTTLIVGYPGETQEDFNILKDFVQEMKFDRMGCFAYSHEENTHAYLLEDDVPDHVKQERANEIMELQSQISWDLNQEKVGQVFKCIIDRKEGGHFVGRTEFDSPDVDNEVLIDASKHYLKTGDFAMIKIIEATEFDLYGEPV encoded by the coding sequence ATGAGAACCAAGTCTTTAAAAAAGAATAAAATCAATGTGATCACTCTTGGGTGTTCTAAAAACATATACGATAGCGAAGTACTAATGGGGCAACTTCGTGCCAGCGGAAAAGAAGTGGAACATGAAGCACCAGCCGAAACCGAGGGAAACATTATTGTCATCAATACCTGCGGATTTATTGATAATGCCAAGGCTGAATCAGTAAACATGATATTAGAATATGCCGATAAAAAAGAAAAAGGACTGGTTGACAAAGTTTTTGTAACCGGATGTCTATCCGAAAGATACAGACCTGATTTAGAAAAAGAAATACCAAATGTAGATCAGTTTTTTGGAACCACCGAGTTACCTCAATTACTGAAAGCTTTGGGTGCTGATTACAAGCACGAATTACTTGGAGAACGTTTAACAACGACTCCAAAAAATTATGCGTATTTAAAAATCGCCGAAGGTTGTGACAGACCTTGCAGTTTTTGCGCTATTCCGTTAATGAGAGGAAAACACGTTTCTCAAACCATCGAAAAACTGGTTAAAGAAGCTGAAGGATTAGCCAAAGATGGTGTAAAAGAATTGATTTTAATCGCACAAGATTTAACTTATTACGGTCTTGACATTTACAAAAAACGCAATCTTAGTGAATTATTAGAAGCTTTGGTTAAAGTAGAAGGAATTGAATGGATTCGTTTACACTATGCCTTCCCTACCGGTTTCCCAATGGACGTTTTGGAGATTATGAAACGCGAACCTAAGATTTGTAATTATATTGATATTCCGTTGCAACACATTTCGGATTCTATCCTGAAATCAATGCGACGCGGAACAACCCAAGAAAAAACAACCAAATTACTAAAAGAATTCCGTGCGGCTGTTCCTGGAATGGCAATTCGTACTACTTTAATAGTAGGTTATCCGGGAGAAACTCAGGAAGATTTTAATATTTTGAAAGATTTTGTTCAAGAAATGAAGTTTGACAGAATGGGTTGTTTTGCCTATTCACACGAAGAAAACACACATGCTTATTTATTAGAAGATGATGTTCCGGATCATGTAAAACAAGAACGTGCTAATGAAATCATGGAATTACAATCGCAAATTTCATGGGATTTGAACCAAGAAAAAGTAGGACAAGTTTTCAAATGTATTATAGACAGAAAAGAAGGCGGTCATTTTGTGGGAAGAACAGAATTTGATAGTCCTGATGTAGATAATGAAGTTTTGATAGATGCTTCAAAACATTATCTAAAAACAGGTGATTTTGCCATGATAAAAATTATTGAGGCAACAGAATTTGACTTGTACGGAGAGCCAGTTTAA
- a CDS encoding OmpP1/FadL family transporter, which yields MKKYLFLLFAGFTFSTAQSQEITDALRYAQNNLNGTARFQAMSGAFGALGGDLSSLNINPAGSAVFSNNQAAFTISSLNTKNNSNYFGTKTSEKDNSFDLNQAGGVFVFKNNNPNSNWKKFSLALNYENTNNFNNSFFSAGTNPNNSVDNYFLSYANGIPFGDFENTSYSRLDFAAQQAYLGYQAFVINPVSPTDDNTLYNSNVPAGGNYYQENEITSQGYNGKLSFNAATSYKDKLYIGINLNSHFTDFRQFSSFYEDNDAPLTNEYTVSRLRFENELYTYGTGFSFQLGAIAKVTNELRLGLAYESSTWYNLNDEFTQYLSAVSSKTNGPDTNDVVNPQITNVYAPYKLQTPSKLTGSLAYVFGKSGLISVDYAIKDYSNTQFKPKNEFTGTNAYMSNVLDNTGELRIGAEYKIEKLSLRAGYRYEQSPYKNTATMGDLNGYSAGLGYNFGSTKLDLSYAYAKRDSQQAFFSQGLTDSAKINSINNNVALTLLFEL from the coding sequence ATGAAAAAATATCTATTTCTATTATTCGCAGGTTTCACTTTTAGCACAGCCCAATCCCAAGAAATTACGGATGCTTTACGCTATGCTCAAAATAACCTAAACGGAACAGCACGTTTTCAAGCTATGAGTGGTGCTTTTGGCGCCCTTGGAGGAGACTTATCCTCTTTAAACATCAATCCAGCAGGATCTGCTGTTTTTTCAAATAACCAAGCGGCATTTACCATAAGTAGTTTAAATACTAAAAATAATTCCAATTATTTTGGCACCAAAACAAGCGAAAAAGACAACTCCTTTGATTTAAATCAAGCTGGTGGTGTATTTGTTTTTAAAAACAATAACCCTAACAGCAATTGGAAAAAATTCTCCTTAGCCTTAAATTACGAAAACACAAATAATTTCAACAATTCTTTCTTTTCTGCAGGAACAAACCCGAACAACTCAGTAGATAATTATTTTTTAAGCTATGCAAACGGTATTCCTTTTGGCGACTTCGAAAACACAAGTTACAGCAGACTTGATTTTGCAGCTCAACAAGCTTATTTAGGATACCAAGCTTTCGTTATCAATCCTGTAAGTCCAACCGATGACAACACCCTATACAACTCAAATGTTCCCGCTGGCGGCAATTATTACCAAGAAAACGAGATCACTTCACAAGGATACAACGGAAAACTATCCTTTAATGCAGCTACATCCTATAAAGACAAACTTTATATCGGGATTAACCTGAATTCCCATTTTACTGATTTCAGACAATTCAGCAGCTTTTACGAAGACAATGATGCACCTCTAACAAACGAATACACCGTATCTAGGTTACGCTTTGAGAATGAACTATACACTTATGGAACTGGATTTTCATTCCAGCTGGGCGCTATTGCAAAAGTGACTAATGAACTACGCTTAGGATTAGCCTACGAATCATCAACCTGGTATAACCTTAATGATGAATTCACTCAATATTTAAGTGCCGTGAGCAGCAAAACTAACGGTCCAGACACCAACGATGTTGTAAATCCTCAAATCACTAATGTTTATGCTCCTTACAAATTACAAACACCTAGCAAACTTACCGGAAGTTTAGCCTACGTTTTTGGAAAATCAGGATTAATAAGTGTTGATTACGCCATAAAAGATTATAGCAACACTCAATTCAAACCTAAAAATGAATTCACCGGAACAAACGCTTATATGAGCAACGTTCTTGACAATACAGGCGAATTAAGAATAGGCGCAGAATATAAAATCGAAAAACTAAGTCTTAGAGCAGGATACCGTTACGAACAAAGTCCATACAAAAACACTGCTACAATGGGAGATTTGAATGGATATTCAGCTGGTTTAGGCTATAACTTTGGTTCAACAAAACTAGATTTATCTTACGCTTACGCAAAAAGAGATTCGCAACAAGCGTTTTTCTCACAAGGGTTGACCGATAGTGCCAAAATCAATAGCATCAACAACAACGTCGCTTTGACTTTACTTTTTGAGTTATAA
- the proS gene encoding proline--tRNA ligase has product MSKNLTTRSEDYSKWYNELVVKADLAENSGVRGCMVIKPYGYAIWEKMQAELDRMFKETGHQNAYFPLFVPKSMFEAEEKNAEGFAKECAIVTHYRLKNDPDKPGKLMVDPNAKLEEELIVRPTSEAIIWSTYKGWVQSYRDLPLLINQWANVVRWEMRTRLFLRTAEFLWQEGHTAHATRSEAIEESEKMMNVYADFAQNFMAIPVIKGLKTETERFAGAEETYCIEALMQDGKALQAGTSHFLGQNFAKAFDVKFANAEGKQEYVWGTSWGVSTRLMGALVMTHSDDQGLVLPPSLAPIQVVVVPIYKTDEQLAEITAEVEILISELKKLGVSVKYDDRTTQKPGFKFAEWELKGVPVRIAVGPKDLENGTFEVARRDTLTKEVKSKDGISAYISDLLAQIQKDLFDKALDYRNTHITEVNNFEEFKTVLEEKGGFVSAHWDGTPETEEKIKDLTKATIRCIPLDRVEELGSCVFTGSPSVGRVLFAKAY; this is encoded by the coding sequence ATGAGTAAGAACCTTACTACAAGATCAGAAGATTATTCAAAATGGTATAACGAGTTAGTTGTTAAAGCTGATTTAGCCGAAAATTCAGGTGTTAGAGGCTGTATGGTTATTAAACCCTACGGTTATGCTATTTGGGAAAAAATGCAAGCAGAGTTGGATCGAATGTTTAAAGAGACTGGGCATCAAAATGCTTATTTTCCTTTATTTGTTCCTAAAAGTATGTTTGAAGCAGAAGAGAAAAATGCAGAAGGATTTGCTAAGGAATGTGCTATCGTGACGCATTATAGATTAAAAAATGATCCCGATAAGCCAGGGAAGTTAATGGTGGATCCTAATGCAAAACTAGAAGAAGAGCTAATTGTTCGGCCAACGAGTGAAGCTATTATTTGGTCTACTTATAAAGGATGGGTTCAATCGTATAGAGATTTGCCTTTATTGATTAATCAATGGGCTAATGTGGTTCGTTGGGAAATGAGAACACGATTGTTCTTGCGTACTGCTGAGTTTTTATGGCAGGAAGGGCATACGGCGCATGCTACAAGAAGTGAGGCTATTGAAGAATCAGAGAAAATGATGAATGTGTATGCTGATTTTGCACAGAATTTCATGGCTATTCCGGTAATAAAAGGATTAAAGACCGAAACGGAACGTTTTGCTGGAGCTGAAGAAACTTATTGTATAGAAGCATTGATGCAAGACGGGAAAGCATTGCAGGCCGGTACTTCGCACTTTTTAGGTCAAAATTTTGCAAAAGCTTTTGATGTGAAATTTGCCAATGCCGAAGGGAAACAAGAATATGTTTGGGGAACTTCATGGGGAGTTTCGACTCGATTGATGGGGGCTTTAGTGATGACGCATTCAGATGATCAAGGTTTAGTGTTGCCGCCAAGTTTAGCTCCAATACAAGTGGTAGTGGTTCCTATTTATAAAACAGATGAGCAATTAGCAGAAATTACTGCTGAAGTAGAAATTTTGATTTCTGAATTGAAAAAGTTAGGTGTTTCAGTTAAATATGATGATAGAACAACGCAGAAACCTGGTTTTAAATTTGCCGAATGGGAATTAAAAGGTGTTCCTGTGCGAATTGCTGTAGGTCCAAAAGATCTTGAAAATGGAACTTTTGAAGTGGCAAGAAGAGATACTTTGACAAAAGAAGTGAAATCTAAAGACGGAATTTCGGCTTATATAAGTGATTTGTTAGCGCAAATTCAAAAAGATTTATTTGATAAGGCTTTAGATTATAGAAATACACATATTACGGAAGTAAATAATTTTGAAGAATTTAAGACTGTTTTAGAAGAAAAAGGGGGCTTTGTGTCAGCACATTGGGATGGTACTCCAGAGACTGAAGAAAAGATTAAAGATTTAACGAAGGCTACTATTAGATGTATACCTTTGGATAGGGTAGAAGAGCTGGGAAGCTGTGTGTTTACAGGGAGTCCTTCTGTTGGGAGGGTGTTGTTTGCTAAGGCTTATTAA
- the rpsT gene encoding 30S ribosomal protein S20, which produces MANHKSALKRIRSNEKRRVLNRYQHKTTRNAIKALRIATDKVDATSKLSNVISMIDKLAKKNIIHDNKASNLKSKLTKFVAKL; this is translated from the coding sequence ATGGCAAATCATAAGTCAGCTCTAAAGAGAATCAGAAGTAACGAAAAGAGAAGAGTATTAAATAGATACCAACATAAAACTACTCGTAATGCTATTAAAGCATTAAGAATAGCTACTGATAAAGTTGATGCTACGTCTAAGTTGTCAAATGTTATCTCTATGATTGATAAATTAGCTAAAAAGAATATTATTCATGATAATAAAGCTTCTAATTTAAAATCTAAGTTAACTAAATTTGTTGCTAAATTGTAA
- a CDS encoding ISAon1 family transposase, with amino-acid sequence MDKSATDCHTIGGFFGVNGKKLQRQYKKHLSSFNAWAPREHAHQWIVYPENMGTHLSIDEVALSQGELYTIVTNKKFKGKKGSLVAIVAGTKADKVIEHIRKIDYKKRSCVKEITLDMANSMKLISKRCFPKATQVTDRFHVQKLALEALQEIRIKHRWEAMDFENQLILQAKRENQTYIPELLANGDSVKQLLARSRYALYKSREKWTENQNERAQLLFGLYPDIKTAYYLSQQLRGIYNSNNDKHIAMTKLAHWYRNVEESGFKNFNILLNTITFNYRSILNYFDNRRTNASAESFNAKIKAFRSQFRGVRKIDFFLFRLSNLFA; translated from the coding sequence ATAGATAAGAGTGCTACTGATTGTCACACCATTGGTGGTTTCTTCGGAGTCAACGGAAAGAAACTCCAACGACAATATAAAAAACACCTGAGTTCCTTTAATGCTTGGGCTCCACGAGAACATGCACATCAATGGATTGTTTACCCTGAAAATATGGGCACCCATTTATCAATTGACGAAGTAGCTTTGTCTCAGGGTGAACTTTACACTATTGTAACCAACAAGAAGTTCAAAGGTAAAAAAGGTTCCTTAGTTGCCATTGTTGCTGGAACAAAGGCAGATAAAGTCATAGAACATATCAGAAAGATTGATTACAAGAAGAGAAGCTGTGTCAAAGAAATAACACTTGACATGGCTAATTCTATGAAATTGATCTCTAAAAGATGTTTCCCTAAAGCCACACAGGTAACAGATAGATTTCATGTCCAAAAACTGGCACTGGAAGCCTTACAAGAGATTAGGATTAAACATCGATGGGAGGCTATGGATTTTGAGAATCAATTGATATTGCAAGCCAAAAGAGAGAATCAAACCTATATTCCGGAGCTCTTAGCTAACGGTGACTCTGTAAAACAGCTATTAGCCAGGAGTCGATATGCACTTTATAAATCTCGCGAAAAATGGACTGAGAATCAAAATGAAAGAGCTCAATTATTATTTGGACTATATCCAGATATAAAAACAGCCTATTATCTAAGCCAACAACTTCGAGGTATCTACAATAGCAACAATGACAAGCACATTGCGATGACTAAACTAGCACATTGGTATAGGAATGTAGAGGAATCTGGTTTTAAAAACTTCAATATTCTACTCAATACTATAACTTTCAATTACCGGTCAATCTTAAACTACTTTGATAATAGAAGGACCAATGCTTCTGCTGAATCTTTCAATGCAAAAATAAAAGCCTTTAGAAGTCAGTTTAGAGGAGTAAGGAAAATAGATTTCTTCTTGTTCAGATTATCTAATCTTTTTGCCTAA
- a CDS encoding ISAon1 family transposase N-terminal region protein, with translation MLPDFLVDHFEVVSSTNTEEIVHLYFEENAKPPKEFDTLELVSKGFQDEITIQDFPLRGKYVYLHIKRRRWTNKTTGEILKRDWNLVAKGTRMTQEFAAFLKEINR, from the coding sequence ATGTTACCTGACTTTTTAGTAGATCACTTTGAAGTGGTTTCTTCTACTAACACAGAAGAAATAGTACACCTATATTTTGAAGAGAATGCCAAGCCTCCAAAAGAATTTGATACACTGGAACTAGTATCAAAGGGCTTTCAGGATGAGATAACCATTCAGGATTTCCCTCTCAGAGGTAAATATGTATATCTACATATAAAAAGACGTCGCTGGACAAATAAGACAACAGGCGAAATTCTTAAAAGAGATTGGAATTTAGTTGCTAAAGGAACCCGCATGACTCAAGAGTTTGCGGCTTTTTTAAAAGAAATTAATAGATAA
- a CDS encoding ISAon1 family transposase — MDKSATDCHTIGGFFGVNGKKLQRQYKKHLSSFNAWAPREHAHQWIVYPENMGTHLSIDEVALSQGELYTIVTNKKFKGKKGSLVAIVAGTKADKVIEHIRKIDYKRRSCVKEITLDMANSMKLISKRCFPKATQVTDRFHVQKLALEALQEIRIKHRWEAMDFENQLILQAKRENQTYIPELLANGDSVKQLLARSRYALYKSREKWTENQNERAQLLFGLYPDIKTAYYLSQQLRGIYNSNNNKHIAMTKLAHWYRNVEESGFKNFNILLNTITFNYRSILNYFDNRSTNASAESFNAKIKAFRSQFRGVRKIDFFLFRLSNLFA, encoded by the coding sequence ATAGATAAGAGTGCTACTGATTGTCACACCATTGGTGGTTTCTTCGGAGTCAACGGAAAGAAACTCCAACGGCAATATAAAAAACACCTGAGTTCCTTTAATGCTTGGGCTCCACGAGAACATGCACATCAATGGATTGTTTACCCTGAAAATATGGGCACCCATTTATCAATTGACGAAGTAGCTTTGTCTCAGGGTGAACTTTACACTATTGTAACCAACAAGAAATTCAAAGGTAAAAAAGGTTCCTTAGTTGCCATTGTTGCTGGAACAAAGGCAGATAAAGTCATAGAACATATCAGAAAGATTGATTACAAGAGGAGAAGCTGTGTCAAAGAAATAACACTTGACATGGCTAATTCTATGAAATTGATCTCTAAAAGATGTTTCCCTAAAGCCACACAGGTAACAGATAGATTTCATGTCCAAAAACTGGCACTGGAAGCCTTACAAGAGATTAGGATTAAACATCGATGGGAGGCCATGGATTTTGAGAATCAATTGATATTGCAAGCCAAAAGAGAGAATCAAACCTATATTCCGGAGCTCTTAGCTAACGGTGACTCTGTAAAACAGCTATTAGCCAGGAGTCGATATGCACTTTATAAATCTCGCGAAAAATGGACTGAGAATCAAAATGAAAGAGCTCAATTATTATTTGGACTATATCCAGATATAAAAACAGCCTATTATCTAAGCCAACAACTTCGAGGTATCTACAATAGCAACAATAACAAGCACATTGCGATGACTAAACTAGCACATTGGTATAGGAATGTAGAGGAATCTGGTTTTAAAAACTTCAATATTCTACTCAATACTATAACTTTCAATTACCGGTCAATCTTAAACTACTTTGATAATAGAAGTACCAATGCTTCTGCTGAATCTTTCAATGCAAAAATAAAAGCCTTTAGAAGTCAGTTTAGAGGAGTAAGGAAAATAGATTTCTTCTTGTTCAGATTATCTAATCTTTTTGCCTAA
- a CDS encoding response regulator, translating into MLDLILCVDDDPITLMLCKKTIAKTSFSREIITAKNGEEALQYFDSLKQNNETKNLPQFIFLDLNMPVMGGWEFLDRFSSSNYSDYNTTKVVVLSSTIDPEDLEKAKKYHMVIDFLPKPINLTMLDYLTNKINQED; encoded by the coding sequence ATGTTAGATTTAATTTTATGTGTCGATGACGACCCTATAACTCTCATGTTATGCAAAAAAACTATTGCCAAGACATCTTTTTCCCGTGAAATAATCACTGCCAAAAATGGAGAGGAAGCACTTCAATACTTTGATTCACTCAAGCAAAACAATGAAACAAAAAACCTTCCTCAATTTATCTTTTTAGATTTAAACATGCCCGTAATGGGCGGATGGGAATTTTTAGACCGCTTTAGCAGCTCTAACTACTCTGACTACAACACCACCAAAGTAGTTGTCCTTTCCTCCACAATAGACCCCGAAGACTTAGAGAAAGCAAAAAAATACCACATGGTTATCGACTTCTTACCAAAGCCCATCAACCTAACTATGCTTGATTATCTAACTAATAAAATCAACCAAGAAGACTAA
- a CDS encoding PAS domain-containing protein gives MKNKSNQITIVYLLTALFAVIVFHKLSLRHATFANFRIYSFSKDIVFVILTGITYRYILSKNEHRNHSIFKRLKESNNEIKESNDKYDIVAKATSDTIWDWKIPEDKLFWNKGIKNIFGYDENQVGDSSAWWFGNIHPEDSIKMSIKLYSFIEQKTENWQDEYRFKCSDNSYKYVLDRGFLLKDENGKAIRMIGSLQDVTKQKEEELRLKLLETVILQTKDAIIITEAGFNNRKLPKIIYINPAFTVMTGYTSDDIIGKSPDILKAPNTPLEDIKKIINAINKREESLIETICFRKNKEEFWLHFSMIPIYNSENELSHWVSIQRDISEEKKQEKEKEQLIKELTQNNKDLKQFSYITSHNLRAPISNLTGLLNLIEDIKIDDPELREILEGFNKSTQQLNETINDLTKVMVIKDNTSIQKEAVTLKEVFKNIFNQLTFQINLYKPNLKLNFGEVSVLNVNKSYIESILLNLLTNSIKYRSEDRTLQITISAIQINNSVILTFKDNGIGIDLERNKDKIFGLYQRFHNYPDSKGLGLYLVKSQVEAMGGTIEIKSEVNKGTTFTLTFKN, from the coding sequence ATGAAAAACAAGTCCAATCAAATAACTATAGTATACTTACTAACTGCCTTATTTGCAGTTATTGTTTTTCATAAACTATCATTAAGACACGCTACCTTTGCTAATTTTAGAATCTATAGCTTCTCAAAAGACATTGTTTTTGTCATACTAACAGGGATAACTTATAGATATATCCTATCAAAAAACGAACACAGAAACCATTCCATCTTTAAAAGACTCAAGGAATCAAATAACGAAATTAAAGAGTCTAATGATAAATATGACATTGTTGCAAAAGCTACAAGCGACACAATTTGGGACTGGAAAATACCTGAAGACAAATTATTTTGGAATAAAGGAATAAAAAATATTTTTGGTTACGATGAAAATCAGGTCGGCGACAGTTCTGCTTGGTGGTTTGGAAACATCCATCCTGAGGACAGTATAAAAATGTCAATTAAATTGTATTCCTTTATTGAACAAAAAACAGAAAATTGGCAAGACGAATACCGTTTCAAATGTTCTGACAACAGTTACAAATACGTTTTAGACAGAGGTTTTCTTTTGAAAGATGAAAACGGTAAAGCCATCCGAATGATTGGATCTCTCCAAGATGTAACCAAACAAAAAGAGGAAGAATTACGACTGAAATTACTCGAAACCGTAATCTTACAAACCAAGGATGCTATTATCATTACTGAAGCTGGCTTCAATAACCGTAAATTACCCAAAATAATTTATATCAATCCTGCTTTTACAGTAATGACCGGGTACACATCCGACGACATTATTGGCAAATCTCCCGACATCCTAAAAGCTCCAAATACTCCTCTTGAAGACATAAAAAAAATAATAAACGCAATAAACAAAAGGGAAGAAAGCCTAATCGAAACTATTTGCTTCAGAAAAAACAAAGAAGAATTTTGGTTACATTTTTCAATGATACCAATCTACAATTCAGAAAACGAACTCTCCCATTGGGTATCAATACAAAGAGATATCAGTGAAGAGAAAAAACAAGAAAAAGAAAAAGAACAACTCATAAAGGAACTAACCCAAAACAACAAAGATTTAAAACAATTCTCTTACATTACATCACACAACCTCAGAGCACCCATCTCAAACCTAACAGGTTTATTAAACCTAATTGAGGACATTAAAATAGATGATCCTGAACTAAGAGAAATCCTGGAGGGTTTCAACAAATCAACCCAACAACTAAACGAAACTATCAATGACTTAACAAAAGTCATGGTAATAAAAGACAACACTTCGATTCAAAAAGAAGCAGTAACACTGAAAGAAGTATTTAAAAACATTTTCAACCAACTGACATTTCAAATCAATCTTTACAAACCTAATTTAAAATTAAATTTTGGAGAAGTATCCGTTTTAAACGTAAATAAATCATACATAGAAAGCATCTTATTAAATCTTTTAACCAACTCTATTAAATACAGATCAGAAGACAGAACACTACAAATAACAATTTCAGCCATTCAAATTAACAATTCAGTTATTCTAACATTTAAAGACAACGGAATTGGAATCGACCTAGAAAGAAACAAAGACAAAATATTTGGACTCTATCAAAGATTCCACAACTATCCAGACAGCAAAGGACTTGGCTTATACCTTGTAAAATCACAAGTTGAAGCAATGGGAGGAACAATTGAGATTAAAAGCGAAGTTAACAAAGGAACCACATTTACCTTAACATTTAAAAACTAA
- the typA gene encoding translational GTPase TypA — protein sequence MESIRNIAIIAHVDHGKTTLVDKIMYHCQLFRDNENTGDLILDNNDLERERGITITSKNVSVQYKGTKINIIDTPGHADFGGEVERVLNMADGVCLLVDAFEGPMPQTRFVLQKAIDLGLKPCVVINKVDKENCTPEEVHEKVFDLMFELGATEEQLDFPTVYGSAKNNWMSDHWENQTENIEPLLDMVIKNVPAPKVSEGTPQMLITSLDFSAFTGRIAIGRLERGVLNEGMPISLVKRDGSISKSRIKELHTFEGLGRKKVQQVIAGDICAIIGVEGFEIGDTIADFENPEGLKTIDIDEPTMSMLFTINDSPFFGKEGKFVTSRHIRERLTKELEKNLAMKLGETDSADKFMVFGRGVLHLSVLIETMRREGYELQIGQPQVIIKEIDGKKCEPIEELTIDLPETLSGRAVEFVTMRKGEMLSMETKGERMIVKFNIPSRGIIGLRNQLLTATAGEAIMAHRFIGYEPYKGEIAGRNKGSLISMEKGKAIPYSIDKLQDRGKFFVEPNAEIYEGQVIGENSRGDDMCVNVTKEKKQSNVRSSGNDEKARIIPPIIFSLEEALEYIQKDEYVEVTPKSIRLRKIYLTETDRKRFKI from the coding sequence ATGGAATCTATTAGAAATATTGCAATTATTGCCCACGTCGATCACGGTAAAACAACTTTGGTTGATAAAATTATGTATCACTGTCAATTATTTCGTGACAACGAAAATACAGGTGACCTAATCCTTGATAACAACGATCTAGAGCGCGAAAGAGGTATTACCATTACTTCAAAGAATGTTTCTGTTCAGTATAAAGGAACAAAAATCAATATCATTGACACTCCTGGTCACGCCGATTTTGGTGGTGAGGTAGAACGTGTATTGAACATGGCCGATGGTGTATGTTTGCTAGTGGATGCTTTTGAAGGGCCAATGCCACAAACGCGTTTTGTATTGCAAAAAGCAATTGATTTAGGTCTTAAGCCATGTGTAGTTATCAATAAAGTTGATAAAGAAAACTGTACTCCGGAAGAAGTTCATGAAAAAGTTTTTGATTTAATGTTTGAATTAGGAGCTACCGAAGAACAATTGGATTTTCCAACTGTTTATGGTTCTGCTAAAAACAACTGGATGTCTGATCATTGGGAAAACCAAACAGAAAATATCGAGCCTTTATTAGACATGGTAATCAAAAATGTACCAGCTCCTAAAGTATCAGAAGGAACTCCACAAATGTTAATTACTTCATTAGATTTCTCGGCATTTACAGGTCGTATCGCCATAGGTCGTCTTGAAAGAGGCGTTTTAAATGAAGGAATGCCAATCTCATTAGTAAAAAGAGATGGTAGTATATCTAAATCTCGTATCAAAGAACTTCATACCTTTGAAGGACTTGGTCGTAAAAAAGTACAACAAGTTATTGCTGGAGATATATGTGCAATCATTGGAGTTGAAGGTTTTGAAATTGGTGATACTATTGCTGATTTTGAAAATCCGGAAGGTCTAAAAACGATTGATATCGACGAGCCTACTATGAGTATGTTGTTTACAATTAATGACTCTCCTTTCTTTGGTAAAGAGGGTAAATTTGTAACCTCTCGTCATATTAGAGAGCGTTTGACAAAAGAATTAGAGAAAAACTTAGCTATGAAGTTAGGTGAAACTGATTCTGCGGATAAGTTTATGGTTTTTGGTCGTGGTGTACTTCACTTATCGGTTCTTATTGAAACAATGAGAAGAGAAGGGTATGAGTTGCAAATCGGTCAGCCACAAGTTATCATCAAAGAAATTGATGGTAAAAAATGTGAGCCAATTGAAGAATTGACAATCGATTTACCAGAAACACTTTCAGGTAGAGCGGTAGAGTTTGTTACTATGCGTAAAGGTGAAATGTTAAGTATGGAAACTAAAGGAGAACGTATGATTGTAAAATTCAATATTCCATCTCGTGGAATTATTGGATTGCGTAATCAATTACTTACTGCAACAGCTGGTGAGGCTATTATGGCACACCGTTTTATTGGATATGAGCCTTACAAAGGAGAAATTGCTGGACGTAACAAAGGTTCATTAATTTCTATGGAAAAAGGAAAAGCAATTCCTTATTCTATCGATAAATTGCAAGATCGCGGTAAGTTTTTTGTTGAGCCAAATGCCGAAATTTACGAAGGTCAGGTAATTGGTGAAAACTCTCGTGGTGATGATATGTGTGTAAACGTAACTAAAGAGAAAAAGCAGTCTAACGTTCGTTCTTCTGGGAATGATGAAAAAGCGAGAATTATCCCTCCAATTATTTTCTCTTTAGAAGAAGCTTTAGAGTACATTCAAAAAGATGAGTATGTAGAGGTTACACCAAAATCTATTCGTTTGAGAAAAATTTATTTGACAGAAACTGATAGAAAAAGATTTAAAATCTAA